Below is a window of Undibacterium sp. YM2 DNA.
TGGCCAGCATATTGCAGACATTGGTTCTACCGGCCGTTCCACAGGTGCACATTTGCACTTTGAAGTACATGTCAAAGGCGTGCCACAAAATCCCCACAAATTCTTGTCTGCCGGGGCTAATCAGGCCAATCTTTCTGCATTGAATCAAAAATAACTTGAGATTGCCGATTCAGCCTCCAACTGCCATTCCATGTCTGGGAATTGTTTGCCGGGTACGCGCCCAGTAATTGCCAAATAATCCATTTTACTGCCCAACAGGCAGGGAAATTGCGCAATTACTGGTTAATTGAGTGTCACATGGTAAAATCACAGGTTATCCTAATGTTGTTGTCAAATTAAGCACTATTTCAACAATTTTTTTAAGAATTTAACTTTCCGTTCATAGCATGTCATTCCTGACCAAGATATTCGGCAGCCGCAATCAGCGGCTTTTGAAGCAATACCAAAAGACGGTGCGTGAGATCAACGCATTGGAACCCAAGCTGGAAGCCTTGTCGGACGAGGCTTTGCAAGCCAAGACTGCCGAGTTCAAAGCACGTGTTGCGAACGGAGAGTCACTCGATGCCATACTCGTCGAAGCTTTTGCTGTCTGCCGTGAGGCTAGCAAGCGCGTCCTGAAAATGCGTCATTTTGACGTACAGATGATAGGCGGCATGGTTTTGCATTACGGCAAAATCGCTGAAATGGGCACGGGCGAGGGTAAAACCCTGATGGCGACCCTGCCAATCTACCTGAATGCCTTGTCTGGCAAGGGCGTGCACGTTGTTACCGTCAATGATTATCTGGCGCAGCGCGATGCCGAATGGATGGGGCGCCTGTATGGCTGGCTGGGACTGACTACCGGTATCAACCTGTCGCAGCTTGATCACGATGCCAAGCAGGCAGCCTATGCTTCTGACATTACCTATGGCACGAATAATGAATACGGTTTCGATTACCTGCGCGACAACATGGTCTATGAAGCCAAGGACCGTGTACAGCGCAGCCTGAATTTTGCCGTTGTCGATGAAGTCGATTCGATTCTTATCGATGAAGCCCGTACACCATTGATCATTTCCGGCCAGGCTGAAAATCATACCGAGCTGTACTACAAGATCAATGAAGTACCCAAGCTGCTGACCCTGCAAATCGGTGAAGAAACACCTGATGGCAAGGGCAAGATAGAAGTGCCAGGTGACTACACCAAGGACGAGAAAGCTCATCAGGTCTTGCTGACTGAAGCTGGTCATGACAAGGTGGAACGCATACTCACGCAAATGGGTTTGCTGCCTGAAGGTGCATCTGTGTATGATGCCGCCAATATTACCCTGATCCATCATTTGTACGCCGCCCTGCGTGCACATGCCCTGTATTTCAAGGATCAGCACTATGTAGTGCAGAACGATGAAATCGTCATCGTTGATGAATTCACCGGCCGTATGATGACTGGCCGTCGCTGGTCTGATGGCTTGCACCAGGCGGTTGAAGCCAAAGAAGGTGTACGCATCCAGAACGAGAACCAGACCCTGGCATCGATCACTTTCCAGAACTACTTCCGTATGTACACCAAACTGTCAGGCATGACGGGTACGGCTGATACAGAGGCTTATGAATTCCAGGAAATCTACGGTCTCGAAACCGTGGTTATTCCACCTAACCGTCCTTCGCAACGCAAGGACAGGCAAGACCAGGTCTATAAGTCTGCGCAAGAAAAATACAATGCCATGCTCATCGACATCAAGGATTGTTATGAGCGTGGTCAGCCAGTACTGGTAGGTACGACTTCGATTGAAAATTCTGAACTCTTGTCCGGCATACTGGACAAGGCAGGTTTGCCACACAATGTACTGAACGCCAAGCAGCATGCGCGTGAAGCGGAAATCATTGCCCAGGCCGGTCGTCCAAAAGCCATCACCATCGCTACCAATATGGCGGGTCGTGGTACGGATATCGTACTCGGTGGTAACGTCGCCAAGCAGGTGCAAATGATAGAAGCGAATGCAGCTTTGTCTGATGCAGACAAAGAGACGCAATCGCAAAAGCTGCGTGACGAATGGCAGTCTCTGCATGAGACAGTGGTCAATGCTGGTGGCTTGCACATCGTTGGCACTGAACGCCATGAATCCCGTCGCGTGGATAATCAATTGCGTGGCCGTTCTGGCCGTCAGGGCGATCCGGGTTCTTCCCGTTTTTACCTGTCACTCGACGATACGCTGTTGCGTATTTTTGCCGGTGACCGCGTCCGTGCCATCATGGACAGGCTCAAAATGCCTGAAGGTGAACCTATCGAAGCAGGTATCGTTTCCCGCTCCATAGAATCGGCACAGCGCAAGGTAGAAGCACGTAACTTTGATATCCGCAAGCAATTGCTGGAGTACGATGACGTCGCCAATGACCAGCGTAAAGTGATTTACCAG
It encodes the following:
- the secA gene encoding preprotein translocase subunit SecA, whose translation is MSFLTKIFGSRNQRLLKQYQKTVREINALEPKLEALSDEALQAKTAEFKARVANGESLDAILVEAFAVCREASKRVLKMRHFDVQMIGGMVLHYGKIAEMGTGEGKTLMATLPIYLNALSGKGVHVVTVNDYLAQRDAEWMGRLYGWLGLTTGINLSQLDHDAKQAAYASDITYGTNNEYGFDYLRDNMVYEAKDRVQRSLNFAVVDEVDSILIDEARTPLIISGQAENHTELYYKINEVPKLLTLQIGEETPDGKGKIEVPGDYTKDEKAHQVLLTEAGHDKVERILTQMGLLPEGASVYDAANITLIHHLYAALRAHALYFKDQHYVVQNDEIVIVDEFTGRMMTGRRWSDGLHQAVEAKEGVRIQNENQTLASITFQNYFRMYTKLSGMTGTADTEAYEFQEIYGLETVVIPPNRPSQRKDRQDQVYKSAQEKYNAMLIDIKDCYERGQPVLVGTTSIENSELLSGILDKAGLPHNVLNAKQHAREAEIIAQAGRPKAITIATNMAGRGTDIVLGGNVAKQVQMIEANAALSDADKETQSQKLRDEWQSLHETVVNAGGLHIVGTERHESRRVDNQLRGRSGRQGDPGSSRFYLSLDDTLLRIFAGDRVRAIMDRLKMPEGEPIEAGIVSRSIESAQRKVEARNFDIRKQLLEYDDVANDQRKVIYQQRNELLEAQDMAELISSLRHGMFEDIVREYVPAESVEEQWNIPGLEAVLRDEWALDLPLSQMLKDDANITDEDILERVQKAANDVYEAKISIVGKESFAGFERNVMLQSIDTHWREHLAALDHLRQGIHLRGYAQKNPKQEYKREAFELFGQMLEAIKNEVVRTVVTVRIQSREEIDAAEERLAQSQIENVHYQHADFDADATPEEMLAPAADFGTDQPEINYALKVGRNDPCPCGSGKKFKQCHGKLA